A single genomic interval of Phaeodactylum tricornutum CCAP 1055/1 chromosome 5, whole genome shotgun sequence harbors:
- a CDS encoding predicted protein, whose amino-acid sequence MTNDDSDKLIHPMTAVPDAIRIVLTECARVLLQKSDFAPPVLSIDAHVDGGSLLGQVLAEPVGMSEPGYPPYRASIMDGFAIRTTDRFPSTFPNGSSPPTTKQWTHTIAGKVFAGNTSQTKDDTGTSQTVDACQLPTAYYLTTGAVVPNDFDCVVPVEKCTVNNKTNPTFVNIQAVPADIQSGKWIRDVGCDIPAGMEMLPRGHVLDAVSLGLIRQSGCERVSIRRRPVVGVLSTGNELLGDNVRGEQSRHGMIPDVNRPVLLATLKSMANCTTVDLGLARDDSVDDMASHLQSALERCDVVITTGGISMGETDIIEEVLVERLQGKVHFGRLLMKPGKPTTFATVVTAPSSGTKLIFAMPGNPPCLDLLHHGPDSTADTYGESVEEQIHRVVLNAAVHPEVQAILSQDIRLDHERPEYHRVQLREQMPGGSVFAFSTGVQQSSRLMSMLGADALLILPQGTTSKSTAKKGETYTALLLRHRSRYPQKLVTEAQHLNPISSTGNNIRIGVVFAAPSVQLLLTPTLEEITESVQAAMAGSKKSHSIEISSTQLYTGSATKIENFLNSIPLDVDILIITYSKRQFRYQLALANSLRHALIKRADWIALQARQGCAAYDPTTAASEMVVGFWERTKETSLSDAIVVCLPAEGVGGLSHVRGVLRHALRVARGAGHSDEGYPRKES is encoded by the exons ATGACGAACGATGACAGCGATAAGCTAATTCATCCCATGACGGCGGTTCCCGACGCCATCCGCATCGTACTGACCGAGTGCGCCCGCGTGCTCCTGCAAAAATCGGATTTTGCTCCACCAGTTTTGTCGATTGATGCCCATGTCGATGGTGGGTCCTTGCTAGGTCAGGTACTTGCCGAGCCAGTTGGCATGTCTGAACCAGGGTATCCGCCCTACCGAGCAAGCATTATGGACGGATTTGCCATTCGAACGACCGATCGGTTTCCATcgacttttccaaatggATCTTCCCCGCCGACAACGAAGCAATGGACCCATACAATTGCTGGAAAAGTGTTCGCTGGTAATACTTCCCAAACAAAAGATGACACCGGTACCTCACAGACAGTGGACGCGTGTCAGTTACCCACAGCATACTACCTCACCACAGGAGCCGTCGTTCCTAATGACTTTGACTGCGTGGTTCCTGTCGAAAAATGCACCGTCAACAACAAGACAAATCCGACTTTTGTGAATATACAGGCAGTTCCGGCCGACATCCAATCAGGTAAATGGATCCGCGATGTAGGTTGCGATATACCAGCCGGTATGGAAATGTTGCCACGGGGTCACGTTCTGGATGCCGTCTCCCTGGGTTTGATACGGCAATCTGGTTGTGAGCGCGTAAGTATTCGGCGTCGACCAGTCGTGGGCGTCCTTTCTACGGGCAATGAGCTACTAGGTGACAATGTACGCGGGGAACAATCTCGGCACGGTATGATTCCGGATGTGAATCGACCCGTTCTGCTTGCCACGTTGAAATCTATGGCAAACTGTACGACTGTGGATTTGGGGTTGGCTCGAGACGATAGCGTCGACGATATGGCATCCCACCTTCAGTCTGCATTGGAGCGCTGTGATGTAGTGATTACAACTGGCGGAATTTCCATGGGAGAAACGGACATTATTGAAGAAGTACTAGTGGAACGACTCCAGGGTAAAGTACACTTTGGTCGACTCCTCATGAAACCTGGTAAGCCCACAACCTTTGCTACGGTTGTGACTGCACCGTCCTCTGGGACCAAGCTAATCTTCGCCATGCCAGGAAATCCT CCGTGCCTCGACTTGCTCCATCACGGACCGGATAGTACAGCCGATACTTACGGAGAGAGTGTGGAAGAACAAATACACCGCGTTGTGTTGAATGCCGCAGTCCATCCAGAAGTTCAGGCAATTCTCAGTCAGGACATCAGACTGGATCATGAACGACCCGAATATCATCGCGTTCAACTGCGAGAACAAATGCCGGGAGGAAGCGTTTTCGCGTTTAGCACGGGGGTCCAACAGTCTTCCCGACTCATGAGTATGCTTGGCGCCGATGCCCTTCTCATTTTACCGCAAGGAACGACGTCCAAATCAACTGCCAAAAAAGGTGAAACGTACACGGCACTCCTACTTCGTCATCGCAGTCGCTACCCACAAAAACTCGTGACCGAGGCTCAGCACTTGAATCCAATCTCTTCAACGGGAAACAATATCCGGATCGGCGTTGTCTTTGCCGCCCCAAGTGTGCAGTTGTTACTCACCCCTACGCTAGAAGAGATCACCGAGTCGGTCCAAGCTGCAATGGCTGGATCCAAAAAGAGCCACAGCATAGAAATATCCTCCACACAACTGTACACAGGCAGCGCAACCAAAATTGAGAATTTTCTTAACTCCATACCGCTGGATGTCGATATTCTCATCATTACTTATTCAAAACGACAATTTCGGTATCAGCTGGCCTTGGCCAATTCGCTGCGCCATGCGCTGATCAAACGTGCCGACTGGATAGCGTTGCAGGCTCGTCAAGGTTGTGCCGCATACGATCCTACCACTGCCGCTTCTGAAATGGTGGTCGGTTTTtgggaacgaacgaaagAAACCTCCTTATCCGATGCGATAGTGGTATGTTTGCCGGCCGAAGGGGTCGGAGGATTGTCCCATGTGCGGGGGGTTCTGCGACATGCGCTCCGCGTGGCACGCGGGGCCGGTCACTCTGATGAAGGCTATCCTCGGAAGGAAAGCTAG
- a CDS encoding predicted protein, which yields DPSSKSISGYMDLEGSKYNENGEDKHLFFWMFEKRGTSDANTPFIVWLTGGPGCSSTLALLSENGPCEVNEDGKSTTVNPHSWTESAHVLWLDQPAGVGYSYGTETNSNEAMVSEDAYYFLQAFFQTYDEYSESPLFIVGESYGGHYGPAIAHRVWRGNQESLPKTIQLNLSGLGIGNGLTAPEEQYKWYPEMGYNNSHGIQVFDKATYEGMQDAVPRCTSLIKRCNQGDSMIDNFACQTAFLICNAGLTSPYQMTGLNPYDIRKECGSHPLCYDFSHIEKFLNDKATKEALNVDLQHSHAWRSCNMGINMKFHTDWMKDFSPFVADLLNAGIPALIYAGDVDFICNYLGNKAWTYELEWKGKDAFQAADEHDWKGNGLARSAEGLTFLQVYDAGHMVPSDQPVNALDMITIFVNGGEF from the coding sequence GACCCGTCGAGCAAGTCTATTTCGGGATACATGGACTTGGAGGGGTCAAAGTACAACGAGAATGGCGAAGACAAACACCTTTTCTTTTGGATGTTTGAAAAGCGCGGCACATCGGACGCGAATACACCGTTTATCGTCTGGTTGACTGGTGGACCGGGGTGTTCCTCGACGCTCGCCTTGCTCAGCGAGAATGGACCTTGTGAAGTCAACGAAGACGGCAAGTCTACCACCGTCAATCCCCACTCATGGACCGAAAGTGCTCATGTTCTATGGTTAGACCAACCAGCCGGAGTGGGGTACTCGTACGGCACGGAAACGAACTCGAACGAAGCCATGGTTTCCGAAGACGCCTACTACTTTCTACAGGCTTTCTTTCAAACATACGACGAATATTCCGAGAGTCCCCTCTTTATTGTTGGAGAATCCTACGGTGGACACTATGGTCCGGCCATTGCACACCGTGTTTGGCGAGGCAATCAGGAATCTTTGCCCAAAACTATACAGCTCAACTTGTCCGGGCTTGGCATTGGGAACGGGCTCACGGCTCCCGAAGAACAGTACAAGTGGTATCCCGAGATGGGTTACAACAATTCTCACGGTATCCAAGTTTTCGATAAGGCTACGTATGAAGGAATGCAGGACGCCGTCCCCCGCTGCACCAGTCTCATTAAGAGGTGCAATCAGGGCGACTCCATGATTGACAACTTTGCTTGTCAAACGGCCTTTCTTATCTGCAATGCCGGCCTTACGTCACCCTACCAAATGACTGGCTTGAATCCCTACGATATTCGCAAGGAATGTGGTTCGCATCCACTTTGTTACGACTTTTCGCACATTGAAAAATTTCTCAACGACAAGGCCACCAAGGAGGCTTTGAACGTGGATTTACAGCATTCGCACGCTTGGAGATCATGTAATATGGGCATTAACATGAAATTCCACACCGACTGGATGAAGGACTTTTCTCCATTTGTGGCGGATTTGTTGAATGCCGGTATTCCCGCGCTAATTTACGCCGGTGACGTCGATTTTATTTGCAACTATCTCGGAAACAAGGCGTGGACGTATGAATTGGAATGGAAGGGCAAGGACGCATTCCAGGCGGCAGATGAACACGACTGGAAAGGGAACGGATTGGCTCGCTCAGCAGAAGGTTTGACCTTTTTGCAAGTCTACGACGCTGGACATATGGTGCCTTCCGATCAGCCCGTGAACGCTCTAGACATGATTACTATCTTTGTCAACGGAGGAGAGTTTTAA
- the HAD1 gene encoding 3-hydroxyacyl-coenzyme A dehydrogenase (A short-chain dehydrogenase probably involved in mitochondrial butanoate metabolism catalyzing the reaction: (S)-3-hydroxyacyl-CoA + NAD+ = 3-oxoacyl-CoA + NADH.), translating into MATLARTVALVSGGASGLGAATARHLIQQGARVMVADLNMTDTLSSCYAQGPCLAFCPTNVTKSDEVNHALDQLERVFGEPLNVAVSCAGIAIAQKTLSKKGPHDLDDFIETMMVNTVGSFNVSRLAAARMQEREPDRDGLRGCIVNTASIAAFEGQIGQVAYSASKGGIVGMTLPMARELSRYGIRVMTIAPGLFETPLLSRLPESAREELGNSVPCPRRLGNPDEFGALVGTVLSNPMLNGSVIRLDGALRMPP; encoded by the exons ATGGCAACGCTTGCTCGGACGGTAGCGCTCGTATCAGGAGGGGCGTCGGGGTTGGGCGCTGCCACGGCACGTCATTTGATCCAGCAAGGGGCCCGCGTAATGGTCGCCGACCTGAACATGAC CGATACGCTTTCATCATGCTACGCTCAGGGCCCTTGCTTGGCGTTCTGTCCTACGAATGTGACCAAATCAGATGAGGTCAATCATGCCCTGGATCAACTGGAACGAGTTTTCGGGGAACCTCTCAACGTGGCTGTGTCTTGCGCCGGAATTGCTATTGCCCAGAAGACGCTGTCAAAGAAAGGTCCTCATGATTTGGATGATTTCATTGAAACAATGATGGTTAACACCGTTGGCAGCTTCAACGTGTCTCGATTGGCAGCAGCTCGGATGCAAGAACGCGAACCTGACAGAGATGGTCTCCGGGGCTGCATCGTGAACACGGCCAGTattgctgcttttgaagGACAGATTGGTCAAGTAGCGTACTCCGCCAGTAAAGGGGGGATCGTGGGAATGACTCTACCCATGGCCCGAGAATTGTCGCGATACGGAATAAGAGTTATGACCATT GCTCCTGGTTTGTTCGAAACACCACTCCTGTCAAGGTTGCCGGAGAGTGCTAGGGAAGAACTGGGTAACTCTGTTCCTTGCCCTCGTCGACTCGGTAATCCTGATGAGTTTGGGGCTCTCGTAGGGACCGTATTGAGCAACCCAATGTTAAATGGGAGTGTGATTCGACTGGATGGAGCTCTTCGTATGCCACCGTAA
- a CDS encoding predicted protein has protein sequence MRTIPFQFWTRMLLATALCQHPSVSSLVHAAADDTGTVGLSAGKLRSNAEEAMAVGDYTTAVQYLQEAITLEPESAVNHYKLYRIRHRKRHYLEALRDISQAVELESSASYRKLKAKLLVTLGQCDRAVAELDLLAPNDQDNAQYETAKMCHETIQLAEYHFLNQEYELAAEYFQQAMSFVEIASDLVWPKAKSLFETGDYYGVISDTGMLLKQHPHHVEAYCLRGSAYHRLGEHDQAVLHFREGLKLDPEQADCKKGHKSVKALEKKKAKGDEAYAAGDFESASGHYERAMMLDPTHHAFNRPVQLQLVQTYSKLGQHKKAMDTAQKYVEELESLEGLWALANAQQAADSYEDAVRTFQRAVEVAPDGSEQEREANQKLKNAQVALKQSKEKNYYKILGVSRSATAKEIKSAYRKLALKYHPDKVSDEEKEGADSKFADIGEAYEVLSDQELRTKYDRGEQVFENQGGGPRHQNPFQFYQQQFQQGGGGGGPRVHYRFN, from the coding sequence ATGAGGACAATTCCTTTTCAGTTCTGGACGCGAATGCTGCTGGCGACGGCGTTGTGCCAGCATCCCTCCGTGTCGTCGCTGGTGCACGCGGCAGCGGACGACACTGGCACGGTGGGTCTATCAGCGGGTAAACTGCGATCCaacgcggaagaagccatggCGGTGGGGGACTACACCACCGCTGTGCAGTATTTGCAGGAGGCGATCACGTTGGAACCGGAAAGTGCGGTGAATCACTACAAACTGTACCGGATTCGACACCGAAAACGTCACTACCTCGAAGCCCTCAGGGATATTTCCCAAGCCGTTGAGTTGGAATCGTCGGCTTCTTATCGCAAGCTCAAGGCCAAACTCTTGGTAACGTTGGGACAATGTGATCGGGCCGTGGCGGAACTGGATTTGTTGGCACCCAACGATCAGGACAATGCTCAGTATGAAACAGCCAAGATGTGCCACGAAACAATACAACTGGCGGAGTACCATTTTCTCAATCAAGAGTACGAGCTTGCTGCAGAATATTTTCAGCAGGCCATGTCGTTTGTTGAGATTGCATCAGATCTTGTTTGGCCCAAAGCCAAGTCCCTGTTCGAAACGGGGGACTACTACGGCGTTATCTCCGATACCGGTATGTTGTTGAAACAGCACCCGCATCACGTCGAAGCGTACTGTTTGAGAGGGTCTGCATATCATCGCCTGGGCGAACACGATCAAGCGGTGCTACATTTTCGGGAAGGACTCAAGTTGGATCCCGAGCAGGCGGACTGTAAAAAGGGACACAAGAGTGTCAAAGCGctcgaaaagaagaaagcgaaggGCGACGAAGCCTACGCTGCCGGTGATTTTGAAAGCGCATCGGGGCACTACGAAAGGGCTATGATGCTGGATCCGACTCACCATGCCTTCAATCGTCCCGTCCAACTCCAACTCGTACAAACATATTCCAAACTAGGCCAACACAAAAAGGCCATGGACACAGCACAGAAGTATGTGGAAGAGCTAGAGTCACTAGAGGGACTCTGGGCTCTGGCCAACGCCCAACAAGCTGCAGACAGCTACGAAGATGCCGTGCGTACATTTCAGAGGGCAGTCGAGGTTGCCCCAGATGGTAGCGAGCAGGAACGGGAAGCGAatcaaaaattgaagaacGCTCAAGTTGCGTTGAAGCAAAGTAAAGAGAAGAACTACTATAAAATATTGGGTGTGTCCCGATCAGCCACAGCAAAGGAAATTAAATCAGCCTATCGCAAACTCGCACTCAAGTACCACCCGGATAAAGTTTCGgatgaagaaaaggaaggtGCCGATTCCAAGTTTGCCGACATCGGCGAGGCCTACGAAGTCTTGTCGGATCAAGAATTACGCACCAAGTATGATCGGGGCGAGCAGGTTTTTGAAAATCAAGGAGGCGGTCCGCGGCATCAAAATCCGTTTCAGTTCTATCAACAGCAGTTCCAACAaggtggcggtggtggtggaccACGAGTGCACTACCGCTTCAACTAG
- a CDS encoding predicted protein, which translates to MASACSLRDDCHEEDWFVMASWSSTVNQIIDKSTEEATFLSSDSPWTIFPPPMDNASTQPWCFHSDCGSTGRCECPEWLWKSLRWIKLIVIHAARNYYAKSAILFIFPLVLGVGLGYFFGQQSVRQKQRQLGGLAKNSTNTNRGDWKYSFYRWMIYLLSVGPSASYGAGYPTAGNKREVVSIELNQDSEAS; encoded by the coding sequence ATGGCCTCTGCCTGCTCTTTGCGAGATGATTGTCATGAGGAGGACTGGTTCGTAATGGCGTCATGGAGTTCGACGGTGAACCAGATAATCGACAAGTCGACGGAAGAGGCAACCTTCTTGTCTTCGGATTCTCCATGGACAATTTTCCCACCACCCATGGACAATGCGAGTACGCAACCCTGGTGCTTTCATAGCGACTGTGGATCGACTGGTCGCTGTGAATGTCCGGAGTGGCTCTGGAAGTCCTTGCGATGGATCAAGTTGATTGTCATTCACGCCGCTAGGAACTATTACGCCAAGAGTGCGATTTTGTTCATCTTTCCGCTTGTCTTGGGCGTCGGACTGGGTTATTTTTTTGGTCAGCAATCGGTACGGCAGAAACAGCGACAGCTCGGAGGACTGGCTAAAAATTCAACGAATACGAACAGAGGCGATTGGAAGTACTCGTTCTATAGGTGGATGATTTACTTGCTTTCGGTTGGGCCGTCGGCTTCATACGGTGCGGGATACCCTACAGCCGGAAACAAACGCGAGGTCGTTTCCATTGAATTAAATCAAGATTCGGAGGCCTC
- a CDS encoding predicted protein — translation MSDDDKSFNPNEDVEPTIQPPKTKKRPLHSNADASSASRKENSRTLAIKRREQTSSKSVATVNDLGAGIMNSELRNVVSEHNSGKPPSAKRLPATKVTKNIKKTPQNVEPIKSCIPVEGVLHAECDDKFFDNYDVVIPPNFGSNGEYTLLVQIDPEDSASLDFTGAVGAIGRLETVAEGVVLDFKGCQYRGRIYPGSTAVVLSTNGKKADTQLLKVESMTDEFCRLTKEGNAMEKLNAIVRGDMVGYQYQFREDDVNRNTTVQTIESSEPTSKKKQLTSTTGGSQKKRR, via the exons ATGAGTGACGATGACAAAAGCTTCAATCCAAACGAGGATGTTGAACCAACGATCCAACCGCCTAAAACGAAGAAACGACCACTCCATTCCAACGCCGacgcttcgtccgcatcACGAAAGGAAAACTCTAGGACGTTAGCTATTAAGAGAAGGGAACAAACGAGCTCCAAGTCCGTGGCTACAGTCAATGACCTAGGCGCAGGGATTATGAACAGCGAGCTTCGAAATGTAGTCTCCGAACACAACAGCGGTAAGCCGCCATCGGCAAAACGCCTTCCAGCAACAAAAGTCACCAAAAATATAAAGAAGACGCCGCAAAATGTCGAACCAATAAAAAGTTGCATTCCTGTAGAAGGTGTATTGCACGCGGAATGCGACGACAAATTTTTTGATAACTACGATGTTGTCATCCCACCAAACTTTGGAAGCAATGGAGAGTACACGCTATTGGTTCAAATTGATCCAGAGGATTCAGCAAGCTTAGATTTTACCGGCGCTGTTGGGGCGATAGGTCGTCTAGAAACGGTCGCGGAAGGGG TGGTTCTGGATTTCAAAGGGTGCCAGTACCGGGGACGAATATATCCGGGGTCGACAGCTGTGGTCTTGTCGACAAACGGGAAGAAAGCAGATACGCAGCTACTCAAAGTAGAGAGTATGACAGACGAGTTTTGCCGCTTAACCAAAGAAGGCAACGCGATGGAAAAGTTAAATGCTATTGTACGCGGAGACATGGTAGGGTATCAGTACCAATTTCGTGAAGACGATGTCAACCGGAACACGACAGTGCAGACAATAGAGAGCTCAGAACCAACGAGTAAAAAAAAGCAGCTGACCTCGACCACTGGCGGGTCGCAGAAGAAACGCCGCTGA
- the Mlh1 gene encoding mutl-like protein 1 (Mlh1 is involved in DNA mismatch repair and may interact with Msh4 in meiotic recombination. Phatr_19471 is closest to Thaps_126320 in the Thalassiosira pseudonana genome.; Mlh1) DNA mismatch repair and recombination) has protein sequence MEDSALTRSGEIQILPQEVVDKIAAGEVVQRPVSVVKELVENALDAGATEVIVTVEKGGLAKITIADNGGGIRPQDLPLAATRHATSKLRTTEDFAHLCSFGFRGEALASVSMVSHLCITSRVPEVKVGYKLAYRGGKPLQSPKPTARKPGTTVLVEDLFFNLPHRKVLRPADEYNKILTVLQHYSILYAEQGIGLVCQKSGKKSTTDLNTSNAVAVLRSALDAGQANDDALRKLQLRATQQVIAQVFGSQLISHLQGFDSRGTQLVLFINSRLVECNGLKRVMEDIYSEYTKIKPFLYLRLDVPPDTVDVNVHPTKKEVALLYLDEICKHISSQLRQTLSRAGQTFEQEDLSVQSRLSNPYKRKVSAICTDNAPSGMHLLASQQPGKKSAACKLIRTDQSTQVGALEPYLVQKSQSETPLSDKTYQNETPSSTSSSQHSSESLLDTSQFSIRSLRKRVRKRSTSRLEKRLRTSCWVGVVSRQRSLVQVGEDLVLMNHLEFSRQMFYQLALDRFGGGMNLAELGEGGQGAVDIQVIIAQALQLEEKTRGLLTTSETNSALADQAATCLMDNSEMLEEYFSIAIEKDDLGRIMLKGLPVLLEGHCPQPHGLALFLLRLATEVDWSEERLCFHGVCRELGAYYSQLPSDNEALESFIRHTLFPAISTLTVPPTVLEEEGCFQSVTKLSKLFRVFERC, from the exons ATGGAAGACTCAGCATTGACCCGTTCCGGAGAAATCCAGATTCTACCGCAGGAAGTGGTGGATAAAATTGCCGCTGGCGAAGTCGTCCAGCGGCCCGTATCCGTCGTCAAGGAGCTGGTGGAAAACGCATTGGATGCGGGCGCTACAGAAGTCATTGTTACCGTTGAGAAAGGAGGATTGGCGAAAATAACAATAGCAGACAATGGCGGGGGAATCCGTCCACAGGATCTCCCATTGGCGGCAACACGACATGCCACGAGTAAATTGCGCACCACGGAGGATTTTGCGCACCTATGTAGTTTCGGATTTCGTGGAGAAGCCTTGGCCTCAGTCAGTATGGTGTCACATCTTTGCATTACCAGTCGCGTTCCGGAAGTAAAGGTCGGCTACAAGCTCGCGTATCGTGGCGGAAAGCCGCTACAGTCACCGAAGCCTACAGCACGGAAACCGGGCACCACGGTGTTGGTAGAAGATTTATTTTTCAATCTGCCTCATCGGAAAGTTCTGCGACCTGCGGATGAGTACAACAAAATTTTGACGGTTCTGCAGCATTACTCAATCCTATATGCAGAACAGGGTATAGGACTTGTTTGCCAGAAATCCGGTAAGAAAAGCACGACGGATTTGAACACAAGCAATGCCGTCGCAGTATTGCGCTCGGCATTAGATGCTGGTCAGGCAAACGACGACGCTTTGCGAAAGCTGCAACTGCGAGCTACTCAGCAGGTGATAGCTCAGGTTTTTGGATCCCAGCTGATTTCTCATTTGCAAGGCTTTGATT CAAGAGGGACGCAATTAGTGCTGTTTATCAATAGCCGTCTGGTGGAATGCAATGGACTAAAGCGAGTGATGGAGGATATCTATAGCGAATATACGAAGATCAAGCCATTTCTTTATTTACGTCTTGACGTGCCACCTGATACAGTGGATGTTAACGTTCATCCCACAAAGAAAGAAGTCGCCTTGCTATACCTCGACGAAATCTGCAAACATATCTCGTCTCAACTCAGACAAACGCTGTCACGAGCCGGACAAACCTTTGAACAAGAAGACTTGTCTGTCCAATCAAGGTTATCCAACCCCTACAAAAGAAAAGTCTCTGCTATCTGTACAGACAATGCCCCTTCCGGGATGCACTTGCTTGCTTCACAGCAACCGGGTAAGAAATCCGCGGCATGCAAACTCATTAGAACTGATCAATCAACCCAGGTCGGTGCTCTGGAACCTTACTTGGTACAGAAATCTCAAAGTGAAACACCGCTTTCAGATAAAACGTATCAGAATGAAACTCCATCGTCAACGTCCTCTTCGCAGCATTCGTCCGAATCTCTCCTCGACACAAGTCAATT CTCCATCCGCTCACTGCGAAAGCGCGTTCGTAAGCGCTCCACGTCACGTCTGGAAAAACGACTTCGGACGTCGTGTTGGGTCGGCGTTGTTAGCCGACAGCGCTCGCTCGTACAAGTCGGGGAAGACTTGGTACTCATGAATCACCTTGAATTTTCCCGACAAATGTTCTATCAACTAGCCCTTGATCGATTCGGCGGAGGAATGAACTTGGCTGAGTTGGGAGAAGGCGGGCAAGGAGCCGTCGATATTCAAGTGATCATTGCGCAAGCCCTTCAGTTGGAGGAAAAG ACGAGGGGATTGCTTACGACGAGTGAAACAAACTCGGCTTTGGCTGATCAAGCGGCAACTTGCTTAATGGACAACAGTGAGATGCTCGAAGAATATTTCTCCATTGCTATTGAGAAAGATGACCTAGGGCGCATCATGCTTAAGGGGCTCCCCGTACTACTGGAAGGACATTGCCCACAGCCACACGGTCTTGCCTTGTTTCTGTTACGATTGGCCACTGAAGTGGATTGGTCGGAAGAACGGCTTTGTTTTCACGGTGTGTGTCGAGAACTCGGGGCATACTATTCACAACTGCCATCCGACAATGAAGCTCTCGAGTCCTTTATTCGGCATACACTGTTTCCGGCAATCTCGACCCTCACAGTTCCTCCCACAGtgttggaagaagaaggcTGCTTTCAATCAGTGACCAAATTGTCAAAATTGTTTCGCGTTTTTGAGCGTTGCTAA